A genomic segment from Oncorhynchus keta strain PuntledgeMale-10-30-2019 chromosome 7, Oket_V2, whole genome shotgun sequence encodes:
- the LOC118386261 gene encoding uncharacterized protein LOC118386261: protein MMDGEHQEENPSHEKENALHNEEKTSCDVEKTLCDMERALCDIKKSAEESISSNDENSSDDEVGQRLDSKVPNGSEPLPFNAEHACDNESEPLPQKTSQAKKPQRKKFAPRKGTRSSLRSSTKMTVSACSMSDDGKRKWDKKHFCLYCNEPHHKIARHLERIHAEEAAVAHAISFPKLSKIRSLLLDQLRNKGNYQVLQSGHGEIVTKDRPSYDGVSVRDCLPCQHCLAFFNKIDLWKHEGSCKARKGQDEKRGGKRVRVQAASSRLLPLPVYSTGGCEEIIHNMNQDDILCHIKNDPLICKYGNALSAKHGHAKSQFTYIGSKMRELARFVLTVNEMDCGVQYLHEVCVPSKFKLAVHAARKMSGHDPTSDRYKTQSLPLKIGYSLKRATEIAFGESRMTEDRDAEAQARRFIELLENDWNNCFSGLSLSAVPQCDEVDVSSLTEDLIKLQKFLKVAEDTAKRELLESPTNAVWKKLNETLLAEIALFNRKRTGEVAKMLLETYTNRKKSPASADIFNSLSRLEQELGDDKLTRVEIEGKNGRTMPVLLTARMISSLEILIANRDKVGVSKDNPYVFARSPDAASYVRGSDCLRKFAHECDAKNPESLIHATVRKEVAIHCQILNLNESELDQVAKLLGHDTQVHKEYYRLSENAAHLAEISKLLLAMDQVPVVIPGPSEERIVSPTYGAYSAGTYSTGTDSVRAYPTGTYTTGSSYPTATYSAKSYTLGAQPSRSYHAGTYPEKSYPSGSHSARSYHAGTDCARVYPTGINPARSYSVTHPAETYPAASYAAGTHLASSYPASPYDLSSPARSYTSGTNPAKSYPQETYPMGTYRAGTHLAGSQLARSYSAGTYPAQTLPARTVITPTLNAQTLPVGAVPAVAVPLGAVPLGTGSVGTDKVGTVWKQRMWSDAAKAAVNRQMGHFISMMEVPGKRDCEVCLHNEPALRDRTWRDIKNYVHNTVKSIKRKNGLTRVDPTKQTKKGLAKKQKEAKRAKEWVGGTMTVPAQGQEDRLEAGPVATPRKQKIWSNEAQAAVRRQLGDFTKLMKIPGKKECDACLAAEPALQGRTWKDVKNYVRNTLMTMCRRHISGKQNMDHEKPSPRTQKPGVQQNPGTLLGLPEDPPVYLYL, encoded by the exons ATGATGGACGGGGAACACCAGGAAGAGAATCCTTCACATGAGAAAGAAAATGCTCTACACAATGAAGAGAAGACTTCATGTGATGTGGAGAAGACTTTATGTGACATGGAGAGAGCTTTGTGTGACATAAAGAAGAGTGCTGAAGAGAGCATTTCAAGTAATGACGAGAACAGTTCAGATGATGAGGTTGGACAAAGACTGGATTCAAAAGTCCCAAATGGCTCAGAGCCTCTTCCATTTAATGCAGAACACGCCTGCGATAATGAATCTGAGCCGTTGCCACAAAAAACCTCCCAAGCTAAAAAACCTCAACGCAAGAAATTTGCGCCACGGAAAGGTACACGGTCAAGCTTACGTTCTAGCACAAAAATGACAGTCAGCGCATGTAGTATGTCAGATGATGGTAAAAGAAAATGGGACAAAAAACACTTCTGCCTGTATTGCAATGAACCACACCACAAAATTGCAAGACATTTAGAAAGGATACACGCAGAAGAAGCAGCTGTCGCTCATGCTATCAGCTTCCCCAAACTCTCCAAAATCAGGTCTCTCTTGCTTGACCAACTCCGTAACAAAGGCAACTATCAAGTTCTTCAAAGTGGACATGGTGAAATTGTGACTAAGGATAGACCCTCTTACGATGGTGTTTCTGTGCGTGACTGCCTGCCCTGCCAACACTGCTTAGCTTTTTTCAACAAAATAGATTTATGGAAGCATGAGGGCTCATGTAAAGCCAGAAAAGGACAAGATGAAAAGAGGGGAGGAAAAAGAGTGCGGGTCCAGGCTGCGTCCTCTCGACTTCTTCCACTGCCTGTCTACTCTACTGGAGGGTGTGAAGAAATAATACACAATATGAATCAAGATGACATCTTATGCCACATCAAAAATGATCCCCTAATATGTAAATACGGCAATGCATTATCTGCAAAGCATGGCCATGCCAAGTCACAGTTTACATACATTGGATCAAAAATGAGGGAATTGGCTAGATTTGTACTTACTGTAAATGAGATGGACTGTGGTGTCCAATATCTGCATGAAGTATGTGTACCATCCAAATTCAAATTGGCCGTTCATGCTGCCAGGAAAATGAGTGGTCATGACCCTACCTCCGACAGGTACAAGACCCAATCTCTTCCTTTAAAGATTGGCTATTCCTTGAAAAGAGCTACTGAAATAGCTTTTGGGGAGAGTCGTATGACAGAGGACCGTGATGCAGAGGCACAAGCCAGAAGGTTCATTGAGCTTCTTGAAAATGATTGGAATAACTGTTTTTCCGGTTTGTCCCTCAGCGCTGTCCCTCAGTGTGATGAAGTTGATGTGTCTTCACTAACTGAGGATTTGATTAAACTTCAGAAGTTTCTCAAGGTTGCAGAGGACACAGCAAAGAGAGAATTGCTCGAGAGCCCCACCAACGCTGTCTGGAAAAAGCTCAATGAAACTCTTCTTGCCGAAATAGCTCTCTTCAACAGAAAAAGGACAGGAGAGGTTGCGAAAATGTTGTTGGAAACATACACAAACAGAAAGAAATCTCCAGCTAGTGCAGACATTTTCAATAGCCTCTCAAGGCTGGAACAGGAGCTTGGTGACGACAAATTAACCAGGGTGGAAATAGAAGGCAAAAATGGTAGAACAATGCCGGTCCTACTAACGGCGAGGATGATCTCATCTCTTGAGATCCTAATTGCAAACCGAGACAAAGTTGGTGTGTCAAAGGACAACCCTTATGTCTTTGCACGGAGCCCAGATGCAGCAAGCTACGTCAGAGGGTCCGACTGTTTGAGGAAATTTGCTCATGAGTGTGATGCGAAGAATCCTGAAAGTCTGATCCATGCTACAGTGAGGAAAGAGGTTGCTATCCATTGCCAAATTCTGAACTTAAATGAAAGTGAATTGGATCAGGTGGCAAAATTATTGGGACATGACACCCAGGTCCACAAAGAGTACTACAGACTGTCTGAAAACGCAGCACATCTAGCAGAAATCAGCAAATTGCTGCTTGCAATGGATCAGGTTCCAGTGGTAATTCCAGGACCATCTGAGGAAAGGATTGTTTCACCTACATATG GGGCATATTCTGCAGGGACATATTCAACGGGAACTGATTCTGTGAGGGCGTATCCTACTGGCACATATACCACTGGGTCATCTTATCCTACAGCGACATATTCAGCAAAGTCATATACATTGGGGGCACAGCCTTCAAGGTCATATCATGCTGGGACATATCCTGAGAAGTCATATCCTTCTGGATCACATTCTGCAAGGTCATATCATGCTGGGACAGATTGTGCAAGGGTGTATCCTACTGGGATAAATCCTGCTAGATCATATTCGGTGACACATCCTGCAGAGACCTATCCAGCAGCTTCGTATGCTGCCGGGACACATCTTGCAAGTTCATATCCTGCAAGTCCTTATGACCTATCATCTCCTGCAAGATCATATACTTCGGGGACAAATCCTGCAAAATCATATCCTCAAGAGACATATCCTATGGGGACATATCGTGCAGGGACACATCTTGCGGGCTCACAACTTGCAAGGTCATATTCTGCCGGAACATATCCTGCACAGACACTTCCAGCGCGTACTGTTATTACGCCAACACTTAATGCACAGACACTTCCTGTTGGGGCAGTGCCTGCGGTTGCCGTTCCTTTGGGTGCAGTTCCTTTGGGGACAGGTTCTGTGGGGACAGATAAGGTGGGCACAGTGTGGAAACAGAGGATGTGGAGTGATGCAGCTAAGGCTGCGGTGAACCGTCAGATGGGACACTTTATCTCAATGATGGAGGTTCCAGGTAAACGGGACTGTGAAGTTTGCCTGCACAATGAACCAGCTCTAAGAGACAGGACATGGAGGGACATCAAAAACTATGTGCACAACACAGTAAAATCTATAAAACGAAAGAATGGCCTTACAAGAGTGGACCCCAcaaaacagacaaagaaaggATTGGCAAAGAAACAAAAAGAGGCAAAGCGTGCTAAAGAATGGGTCGGTGGAACAATGACAGTACCTGCACAGGGTCAAGAAGATAGACTTGAGGCAGGTCCTGTGGCAACACCAAGGAAACAGAAGATATGGAGTAATGAGGCTCAGGCTGCGGTCAGGCGGCAGCTAGGAGACTTCACTAAACTGATGAAGATTCCAGGTAAAAAGGAATGTGATGCATGTCTTGCAGCTGAACCAGCTCTGCAAGGCAGGACATGGAAAGATGTAAAAAACTATGTGCGTAatacattaatgacaatgtgcaggaggCATATTTCAGGCAAACAAAACATGGACCATGAAAAACCAAGTCCAAGGACACAGAAACCAGGTGTCCAACAAAATCCAGGGACACTGTTGGGACTTCCAGAAGATCCTCCTGTTTATCTGTATTTATGA